A DNA window from Lachancea thermotolerans CBS 6340 chromosome G complete sequence contains the following coding sequences:
- a CDS encoding KLTH0G19426p (conserved hypothetical protein), whose amino-acid sequence MESVGKRARSGSHSEDGGRLSQLGSPDFHKPKVLKSSEKTSSKWLERSRLRIHFTVAFHGGQKTASCNYCGKVYQDGDSTSNLARHVTHRHTAEYKKTVEEHALSKTAHPATRPLAALTKPLSAAHAPPAAMSQAGNLSSLVVSSGRYFLPSGCHSCALEPPNFESDIYQHMENYAHSLDARFGLCEDLVVRSLKERLLKSTHINIQLELMQNTWGSHVAVFASFAPNLVDSEDSESFEQDEMPLANCHMLDIFELGSDKGESLSRKLYDAFKEFGIANKVGTITADIATSMAIISRGTTESLPTITCAQGLISVLFKCIFNELVRAPAFSTAFTKISDFAQKTIATPSLRASMETFGVPFLPTSIQSDSVHEWRVVKSFLDNQGKYLEWLSKSPINTALTPAACTLSQEQLKVLKHFVNCLSIFEVWATKLQNASSNTIMNAVLVYYSLNRFYASARSTLQRPDNEYPFFPVEYGTSREQRNQVLQGILTSQKIFEAQFDSFKRNPLFFAAAALNPVSKFESFKELMDEAERSARITELDSFFHGWLTGSQDSRLLEPAGEITVSSLTTTHVPDPEAEQMAVVDEWDFYKREPKLYGGSELDGVKWWYDHRSAYPQLFKLAVALYYTKISVRGSERLFSAKESLRRRERQNIQNENIKRSVILRDRLKSFRFVRSNDQL is encoded by the coding sequence ATGGAATCAGTAGGAAAGCGCGCCAGATCGGGCTCGCACTCTGAGGACGGCGGCCGGCTGTCCCAGCTTGGCAGCCCCGATTTTCACAAGCCTAAGGTGCTCAAGTCTTCCGAGAAAACTAGCTCCAAGTGGCTCGAACGCTCCAGGTTGCGCATACACTTCACCGTGGCCTTCCACGGAGGCCAGAAAACCGCCTCCTGCAACTACTGTGGCAAGGTATACCAGGACGGTGACTCAACCAGCAACCTCGCCCGCCATGTCACTCACCGGCACACTGCGGAGTACAAAAAGACCGTTGAGGAGCACGCGCTGTCTAAGACGGCGCATCCTGCGACGCGGCCTCTGGCCGCGCTGACGAAACCATTGTCTGCGGCGCACGCGCCACCGGCTGCCATGAGCCAGGCTGGCAACCTGAGTTCCCTAGTTGTGTCGAGCGGGCGCTACTTCCTGCCATCGGGCTGCCACTCCTGCGCTCTCGAGCCGCCGAACTTTGAGTCAGACATTTACCAGCACATGGAGAACTACGCCCATAGTTTGGACGCGAGGTTTGGCCTCTGTGAAGACCTCGTTGTCCGCTCCCTCAAGGAGCGGCTGTTGAAGTCCACCCATATCAATATCCAGCTTGAGCTTATGCAAAACACCTGGGGCTCGCATGTGGCTGTATTTGCGTCATTTGCTCCCAATCTCGTTGATAGCGAAGACAGCGAGTCATTTGAGCAGGACGAGATGCCTTTAGCCAACTGCCACATGCTCGACATCTTTGAACTTGGCAGCGATAAAGGCGAGTCCCTTTCTAGAAAGCTTTATGACGCATTTAAAGAATTTGGAATCGCCAACAAGGTTGGCACCATAACGGCAGATATTGCCACAAGCATGGCCATCATCAGTAGAGGGACTACTGAGTCGCTGCCGACCATAACGTGCGCGCAGGGCTTGATAAGTGTGCTCTTCAAGTGTATCTTTAACGAGCTTGTGAGAGCCCCCGCTTTTAGTACTGCATTCACGAAGATCTCAGACTTTGCCCAAAAAACCATAGCGACGCCAAGTTTAAGAGCCTCTATGGAGACATTTGGTGTCCCGTTTCTCCCGACAAGTATTCAGTCCGACAGTGTGCATGAGTGGAGAGTTGTAAAGTCTTTCCTGGATAACCAGGGCAAGTATCTAGAATGGTTGTCGAAATCGCCCATAAACACCGCACTTACTCCTGCAGCATGCACTCTATCTCAAGAGCAGCTCAAAGTCCTCAAACACTTCGTGAACTGCCTTTCAATATTTGAAGTTTGGGCaacaaagcttcaaaatgcaTCTAGCAACACAATCATGAATGCGGTTCTGGTGTATTATTCCTTAAACCGCTTCTACGCATCTGCCCGAAGCACACTGCAGCGGCCAGATAATGAATATCCTTTCTTTCCAGTTGAATACGGCACCAGCAGAGAACAACGAaatcaagtacttcaaggTATTTTGACCAGccaaaaaatatttgaagCACAATTTGATTCATTCAAGCGCAATCCGCTATTTTTCGCGGCTGCCGCACTTAACCCCGTTTCAAAGTTCgagtctttcaaagagttAATGGACGAAGCCGAGCGTTCTGCGAGGATCACCGAACTTGATAGCTTCTTCCATGGATGGCTGACAGGGTCGCAAGACAGCCGATTGCTAGAACCTGCTGGGGAGATCACTGTGAGCTCTCTGACCACAACGCACGTACCGGAtccagaagcagagcaaATGGCGGTTGTGGATGAATGGGATTTTTACAAGCGCGAACCAAAACTTTACGGGGGTTCCGAATTGGATGGCGTGAAGTGGTGGTACGACCATCGATCTGCATACCCCCAGTTATTCAAACTGGCGGTTGCACTCTATTATACCAAGATCAGCGTCAGAGGTTCAGAACGCCTCTTCTCTGCTAAAGAGTCGCTGCGCCGCCGGGAGCGGCAAAATATTCAGAACGAGAATATAAAGCGATCGGTTATTTTGAGAGATCGGCTAAAATCGTTCAGGTTTGTGAGGTCTAATGACCAACTATAA